Below is a window of Micromonospora chersina DNA.
TGGAACAGTCGCATCAGCTCGATGCCGATGCCCGCGGTGCCCGCGATGCCGACAAGCGAGTACGCGTCGGCCGGGTGCACCTTCTCGATGTCGCGCTGGGCGATCAGGTTGCCCATCGTGGCGCGCCGGTCGCCGGCCATCACCACGCCACCGCTGGCCGAGATGGCCACGATGGTCGTCGCGTGCGGCGCCAGGTCGGCGGCCATGCCGGGCGGCAGCGGCCGACGGCCGGGCAGCATCTCCGGGGCCACCCTGCTCAGGAACGTTGTGAAGGAGGACGTCCCCGCGTTGGTGAACACATCTGGAAGACGCCCGGATGGATCAAAACCCGCTGCCACGTGGTTCCTCTCAGGTACGTGATCGCCCTGGCCAGCCTCGCGAGACTGTCACGGAACTGGCCAAGACCACCTTTGCAGTTGAAGCAGAGTATCCCGCGCACCCATCCGGTGCGATGATCGTGGTCCACATGATCCGGGTCGGGGTCCGACCCGGTCCACGCCGGTCCTACGCCGGATTCGAGTCCGGCCAGAGGGGCGAAACGGACATGTGCCTCATTGTCCGCCCTTCTGCACATATCCTCGGACGAACTCTTCTGCGTTCTCCTCCAGGACGGAGTCGATCTCGTCGAGCAGGTCGTCGACGTCCTCGGTGATCTCGGCGTGCCGCTCGGCAACCTCGGGGTTGGCCTGCGCGGTGACCTCCTCGACCTCCTCGTGGGACTTGCCGGACTGGGTCTGGCCGCCTTCTTGGGTCGCCATGGTGTGCCTCCTCCACGATCGCCTGCGATCAACTTACCTCGCGCGGACGACGAAAGGCCCGTCGCGCGCCGGGTTCCGGCACTCGACGGGCCTTCCGGCATCCGGGTCAGCCGCCGGTCAGCATCTCCAGCAGGTCCTTGGCGGTGTCGCAGCGGTCGAAGAGCGACCCGACGTGCTTGCGGGTGCCCCGCTCGGGCTCCATCATCGGCACCCGGACGAGGGACTCGCGGCCCACGTCGAAGATGACCGAGTCCCAGCTCGCGGCGACCACCTCGGAGGCGTACTGGGCGAGGCAGCGGCCGCGGAAGTAGGCCCGGGTGTCCTCCGGCGGCTCGGTCATCGCCGAGCGGGTCTGCTCGTCGGTCAGCAGGGTCTTCATCGAGCCCCGCTGCACCAGCCGGTGGTAGAGGCCCTTCTCCGGCCGCACGTCCGAGTACTGGAGGTCGACCAGCTGGAGCTTGTGCGAGCCCCAGCCGAGCTTCTCCCGCTCCCGGTAGCCCTCCAGCAGCCGCAGCTTGGCCACCCAGTCGAGCTCGTCGGCGCAGAGGAAGGCGTCCCGGCCGAGCCGGTCCAGCACGCTCTCCCAGCGGTCGAGCACGTCGGCGGTCTGCGCGTCGACGTCGCTGCCGTAGCGGTCGTCCACGAAGGACCGGACCCGCTCCAGGTACGCCCACTGCACGTCGAGCGCGGTCAGCTTGCGCCCGTCGCGCAGCCGCATGAGGTGCTTGAGCGACGGGTCGTGGCTGACCGCGCGCAGCTCGCTGACCGGGTCGGCGATGCCCAGGTCGGCGCCGAGCGCCTTCTCCTCGATCATGGTGAGGATCAGCGCCGTGGTGCCGACCTTCAGGTAGGTGGAGATCTCGGAGAGGTTGGCGTCGCCGATGATGACGTGCAGCCTGCGGTACTTGTCGGCGTCGGCGTGCGGCTCGTCCCGGGTGTTGATGATGGGCCGCTTGAGGGTGGTCTCCAGGCCCACCTCGACCTCGAAGAAGTCGGCGCGCTGGGAGATCTGGAAGCCGCTCTGGCCGCCGTCCTGGCCGATGCCGACCCGGCCGGCGCCGCAGACGATCTGCCGGGTGACGAAGAACGGCGTCAGGTACGCCACGATGTCGGCGAACGGGGTCTGCCGCCGCATCAGGTAGTTCTCGTGGGCGCCGTAACTGGCGCCCTTGTTGTCGGTGTTGTTCTTGTAGAGGTGGATCGGGTGGGTGCCCGGGATGGTGGCGGCGCGCCGGGACGCCTCGGCCATCACCCGCTCACCGGCCTTGTCCCAGCGCACCACGTCGAGGGGGTTGGTCACCTCGGGCGTGGAGTATTCGGGGTGGGCGTGGTCGACGTAGAGGCGGGCGCCGTTGGTGAGTATGACGTTTGCCAGCCCGAGGTCCTCGTCGGCGAGCGCCTCGGCCGGGTCGTAGGCCGCCCCGGAGTAGGTGAAGCCGCGGGCGTCGCGCAGTGGCGACTCCTCCTCGTAGTCCCAGCGGGCCCGGCCGCCCCGGTTGAGTTCCGGTCGTGCCCCGTAGGCGTTGACCACCTGGGATGAGGTGACCATCGGGTTGGCCCCGGCCTGGCCGGGCACGGAGATGCCGTACTCGACCTCGGTGCCCATGATCCGTCTAACGCTCATCGACCTGCCCGCTCCGCTCGCCCGTCCCGGTCCCCCGTCACGTCGAGCGTAGTCGCCGTCACGCGGGAAGGGGGCGTGGCGGCCCGGGGGCGTCCGGTGTGGCGGCGCGCGGCGGCGCCGGGCGTGGACGCGCGGAG
It encodes the following:
- a CDS encoding endonuclease domain-containing protein gives rise to the protein MCRRADNEAHVRFAPLAGLESGVGPAWTGSDPDPDHVDHDHRTGWVRGILCFNCKGGLGQFRDSLARLARAITYLRGTTWQRVLIHPGVFQMCSPTRGRPPSQRS
- a CDS encoding ubiquitin-like protein Pup, whose product is MATQEGGQTQSGKSHEEVEEVTAQANPEVAERHAEITEDVDDLLDEIDSVLEENAEEFVRGYVQKGGQ
- the dop gene encoding depupylase/deamidase Dop encodes the protein MSVRRIMGTEVEYGISVPGQAGANPMVTSSQVVNAYGARPELNRGGRARWDYEEESPLRDARGFTYSGAAYDPAEALADEDLGLANVILTNGARLYVDHAHPEYSTPEVTNPLDVVRWDKAGERVMAEASRRAATIPGTHPIHLYKNNTDNKGASYGAHENYLMRRQTPFADIVAYLTPFFVTRQIVCGAGRVGIGQDGGQSGFQISQRADFFEVEVGLETTLKRPIINTRDEPHADADKYRRLHVIIGDANLSEISTYLKVGTTALILTMIEEKALGADLGIADPVSELRAVSHDPSLKHLMRLRDGRKLTALDVQWAYLERVRSFVDDRYGSDVDAQTADVLDRWESVLDRLGRDAFLCADELDWVAKLRLLEGYREREKLGWGSHKLQLVDLQYSDVRPEKGLYHRLVQRGSMKTLLTDEQTRSAMTEPPEDTRAYFRGRCLAQYASEVVAASWDSVIFDVGRESLVRVPMMEPERGTRKHVGSLFDRCDTAKDLLEMLTGG